The following are from one region of the Dreissena polymorpha isolate Duluth1 chromosome 2, UMN_Dpol_1.0, whole genome shotgun sequence genome:
- the LOC127866219 gene encoding proton-coupled folate transporter-like — MCFAGLLIAFLLPESLAKHRRQKAQSIIMNIKRVTSFYVSKEMKGQRARYILLTLSFSFATLTSLNRSDIETLYFLGQPFCWGPSKIGLFMTACSAAQSIVGLGSLRLLQVCLSNPVIAIISTVSLTISYIIEGLAESTLVIYFVPISGIFSFLMVPMIRGMMSNITPADKQGAMFAGVAVFEVISSLVGSIAFNGVYSLTMTFMNGFGVSVHGIPECGRHDPVTGV; from the coding sequence ATGTGCTTCGCTGGTTTGCTGATTGCATTTTTATTGCCCGAGAGTCTTGCTAAACATCGTCGTCAAAAAGCTCAGTCAATTATCATGAATATTAAACGAGTAACATCTTTCTACGTCAGCAAAGAGATGAAAGGACAGAGAGCGAGGTACATACTCCTAACGCTGTCATTCTCGTTTGCTACATTGACCTCATTAAACAGATCCGACATAGAAACGTTGTACTTTCTGGGGCAGCCGTTCTGCTGGGGACCCTCAAAGATCGGGTTGTTTATGACAGCCTGTAGTGCCGCGCAAAGCATCGTAGGTCTGGGCTCTCTGCGACTGCTGCAGGTCTGTCTAAGCAACCCAGTCATCGCAATCATCAGCACTGTGTCGCTAACTATTTCTTACATCATCGAGGGTCTGGCGGAGAGCACGCTGGTGATCTACTTCGTCCCCATTTCCGGTATATTCTCGTTTCTGATGGTACCGATGATCCGCGGCATGATGTCCAATATTACTCCAGCGGACAAGCAGGGGGCAATGTTCGCGGGGGTGGCCGTGTTTGAAGTAATAAGCAGCCTCGTGGGCTCTATCGCTTTCAATGGCGTTTACTCGCTGACCATGACTTTCATGAACGGGTTTGGTGTTTCTGTGCATGGCATTCCTGAGTGTGGTAGACACGATCCTGTTACTGGTGTATAA